A stretch of DNA from Pseudomonas sp. HN11:
GGAAGTTAGCGACGGAACAGGAGTTTGATCGCCAACCGGAAATCAAGGAGCGTAGCCCGCAGGCACTTGCAGAACAACAGCAGGCGTTGCAGACAAAGGAAGCGAAATACGCTGAAAACCTCAATAAGCCGGTCGGCACTTATCCACCTACTCCCAAAGAAATGAGGGAGATGGCCGAAACCAAAGTCGCTATAGCGGCCGCCGATAAAATGGGGAGCCTGACGGAGGCTGATAAATCCGGGCAAGACATAAATATCGAGGTACCCCCAGAGACAAAGCTCCATCCATGGCTCCAGTCGATAAATTCAGCATTCAAAACCGGTACGCTGTTGGTGTGGGCCGAGGAGTACAAGATGGACCCCGCCAGTTTCAGGTACGACACAACGACGGGTAAGTTTCATGCCTCTACGCTGGATGGAGGATCGTTTGAATACACCCCCGAAGAATTTTCGGAAAAATTCCCGCGTTTCAATCAATCGCTCACGCCGATAGTCGAAGTGGCCAAAGTCGTTGCTCCCAAGGGAGGCGTGATACTTAAACAAAGCCCGGAAGGTATCGCTCCGCTTGACTTGGTACTCGGCTTTTACGGCGTTAATCTCAAGGAGCAGGCCCTTGAGAAAACCCATGAAATGGCAGAAGCCATAAAGCACGGCAAGGCATTCCCTGTACCGTCTGACCTTCCGGACCGTGGTAAGGAGGCCCTGAAGAAGCAATCTCAGATACAGGATCACGCAGAGGAATTTAGCAATTGGGGTAACAACACCCACATCGCCATTGAATCCGATGGTCGAGGCGGAGGCGTTAAGGTTCCCGGTAAGATTTAAGTTTTTACTGATCCGACGTTTTCAAAGACAGGAACGCCGATTGGTGATGTGTTTACCTGCAAACACACCTATCAATTCGGCGTTCTTTCTGGGAGTACAGGAATAATCTGTTTGCCGCTTGCGGCCGGCTTCAGCCAGTCGTTCATCGAGCACAGTGCAAATGCACTGGTGCTGCAATCGCCGTTTGCCAACGCTGGGCGTATTTTTTCGATATCCGCCTTCATCATGTAGCGAATGCTGTCCTTGAAGCCCTAAGTTGATCACCGTACCGATCTTGAGTTTTGCCAATTCGGGGAGCGCGCGGTTATCCGGCAAAGCGCTACGGTAGAGTGTTGGCGTCATCTGGTGCAGGTTGAACTGCTTGCCCACGGTCTGGGCCTACTCCGGCGAGAGGATGGAAGGTCTCATCGGCCTGGGCGTGAACGGCGGTGAACAGCGCCATAAGTGCCAGGCCCAGGGCAGCGAGCAATCGAGTGTTGAACATGGGCTTTGCGATCCAGAAGCGAAATGGCTGATGGCTCGCAGAATCGCCCAGCCGGGGTTCAATACGGCGTGAGGTGTTTGTCAAAGAAAAGTGAACACCTCGTCTGCCCTGGTGTTTTTGTCGCTGATTCGATTCGCCCTGATTCTTAGGCTGCTATCATTTATAACTATTGTTTGCCAGTGTGTTCCATTCCACTGGCTTGATACACATCACGTTGCTCCCAGAAGCGGCGGACAAACCCGTGACCATATGATGAGGTGCCACCATGTCTGATCAAGAACAAGACAACCCCCGGCGTGACTTTCTGCGCAAATCCTTGACCTTGATCCCGGTGGTCACGGTTGCCAGCACCAGCCTTGGCGGCTCGATGCTGATGGCGACGCCTGAGCCGGCACGGGCCGCTCCGGCCAAGCCTGCAGTGAGTGAAAAGGCCTATGAGCCTACTTATTTCACGGCCGAGGAATGGGCGTTTATCAACGCCGCCGTCGAGCGCCTGATCCCCGCCGATGAGCAAGGCCCGGGTGCCTTGGAAGCTGGCGCACCGGAATACATCGACCGCCAGATGAATACGCCATACGCCAGTGGTGCGCTGTGGTTCATGCAAGGTCCGTTCAATGCCGACGCACCGCCAGAGATGGGCTGGCAGAGCAAATTGGTACCCAAAGAGATCTATCGCCTGGGCATTGCCGCGACGGATGCATGGTCGAAAGCGTTCAATGGTAAAGCTTTTGCTGCGCAAGACAGCGCTACCCGAGACGATATGCTGCGCCGTCTTGAGGCTGGCGGCGGTGAAGTGGCTGCGCACTTTGATGACGTACCGCCGAAAATCTTCTTCAACCTGCTGCTGCAAAACACCAAGGAAGGGTTCTTTTGCGACCCGATCCACGGCGGTAACAAAGGCATGGTCGGCTGGACCATGATCGGCTTTCCCGGCGCCCGTGCCGACTTCATGGACTGGGTTGAACGCAACGAGCAATACCCCTTCCCGGCAGTTTCCATCCGCGGCGAGAGGGCATAAACGTGGCGACCATCATGAAGAAAGTAGACGCAGTGATCGTAGGCTTTGGCTGGACCGGCGCGATCATGGCCAAAGAGCTGACGGAAGCAGGCCTCAACGTGGTAGCGCTGGAGCGCGGTCCGATGCAGGACACTTACCCGGACGGCAACTATCCCCAGGTCATCGACGAGTTGACCTACAGCGTGCGTAAAAAACTCTTTCAGGACATCTCCAAGGAGACGGTGACCATTCGCCACAGCGTGAATGACGTTGCCCTGCCGAACCGTCAGTTGGGCGCGTTCTTGCCGGGCAACGGCGTGGGCGGCGCAGGGCTGCACTGGTCGGGCGTGCATTTTCGGGTTGATCCAATCGAGTTGCGCATGCGTAGCCACTATGAGGAACGCTACGGCAAACACTTCATTCCCAAAGACATGACCATCCAGGACTTCGGCGTGAGCTACGAAGAGTTGGAACCATTCTTTGATTACGCAGAAAAAGTCTTCGGCACCTCCGGCCAGGCCTGGACCGTCAAGGGTCAGCTGGTCGGCGAAGGCCGTGGCGGCAACCCCTATGCACCGGACCGCTCCAACCCGTTCCCGCTGGAGTCGCAGAAGAACACCGTCTCCGCACAACTGTTTCAGAAAGCAGCTATCGAGGTAGGTTACAAACCCTACAACCTGCCATCAGCCAATACTTCGGGGCCTTATACCAACCCTTATGGTGCGCAGATGGGCCCATGCAACTTCTGCGGTTTCTGCAGTGGTTACGTGTGCTACATGTATTCCAAAGCCTCGCCGAACGTGAATATCCTGCCGGCGTTGCGCCAGGTGCCGAACTTCGAGCTGCGGCCCAATTCCCACGTACTCAAGGTCAATCTCGACAGCACCAAAAGCAAGGCTACCGGTGTGACCTACATCGACGCCCAAGGTCGGGAATGCGAGCAACCGGCGGATTTGGTGATCCTCGGTGCGTTCCAGTTCCACAACGTGCGGTTAATGCTGTTGTCGGGCATCGGCAAGCCCTACGACCCGATTACCAACGAGGGCGTGGTGGGCAGGAACTTTGCCTACCAGAACATGGCCACCATCAAGGCGTTCTTCGACAAGGATACCCACACCAACAACTTCATCGGCGCGGGCGGCAACGGCGTTGCCATCGATGACTTCAACGCTGACAACTTCGATCACGGGCCCCATGGCTTTGTGGGCGGTTCGCCGATGTGGGTCAACCAGGCCGGCAGCCGACCGATTGCCGGTACGTCCAACCCGCCGGGCACCCCGGCCTGGGGCAGCGCGTGGAAGCGCGCCACCGCCGACTACTACACCCACCAAGTGTCGATGGATGCCCACGGAGCCCATCAATCCTACCGGGGGAACTACCTGGATCTGGACCCGGTGTACCGCGATGCCTACGGCCAGCCGTTGCTGCGGATGACGTTCGACTGGCAGGAAAACGACATCAAGATGAACCGCTTCATGGTCGAGAAAATGGGCAAGGTTGCCGAGGCGATGAACCCCAAGGCGATTGCCGTACTCGGCAAAAAGGTCGGTGAGCACTTCAATACGGCGTCCTACCAGACCACCCACCTCAACGGTGGCGCGATCATGGGCACCGATCCGAAAACCAGTGCGTTGAACCGTTATCTGCAGTGCTGGGATGTACACAACGTGTTTGTCCCCGGCGCCTCCGCTTTCCCACAAGGCTTGGGCTACAACCCTACAGGCCTGGTGGCGGCGTTGACCTACTGGTCGGCGCGGGCAATCCGCGAGCAGTACCTGAAAAACCCCGGCCCACTGGTTCAGGCATAAGGAGCGATGACCATGAAAGCACTTGTTTTCGCGACCTTCGCACTGTTCAGCAGTTGCTCTATCAGCGCCGCTGAAACTGACCTGATCAAGCAAGGTGAATACCTGGCCCGCGCGGGTGACTGCGTAGCCTGTCATACCGCCAAGGGTGGCAAACCCTTTGCCGGCGGCCTGCCGATGGAAACCCCCATCGGCGTGATCTATTCCACCAACATCACCCCCGACAAGACCGGACTGGGCGACTACAGCTTCGATGACTTCGACAAGGCCGTGCGCCATGGCGTCGCCAAGAACGGTAGTACGCTTTACCCGGCGATGCCCTATCCGTCTTATGCGCGTGTCAGCGACAGCGATATGCAGGCGTTGTATGCGTACTTCATGAAGGGGGTCGAGCCCGTCGCCCAGGAGAACAAGGACAGCGACATACCGTGGCCCCTGAGTATGCGCTGGCCGTTGGCGGCATGGCGCTGGATGTTTGCACCTTCAGTCGAGGAGCATCAGGTGCAAACCGCCGCCGATCCGATGACCAGCCGGGGTGCCTACCTGGTGGAAGGCCTTGGCCATTGTGGCGCGTGCCACACGCCGAGGGCGTTGACCATGCAGGAAAAAGCCCTGAGTGCTGCGGACGGCAACGCCTTCTTGTCGGGCAGCGCGCCGTTGGAAGGTTGGATCGCCAAGAGCCTGCGCGGTGACCACAAGGACGGTCTCGGTAGCTGGAGCGAGGAGCAGCTGGTGCAATTCCTCAAGACTGGCCGCAGCGATCGAAGTGCGGTGTTTGGTGGCATGAGCGACGTTGTCGTCCACAGCATGCAGTACATGTCGGAAGATGACCTGACGGCTATCGCCCGTTACCTCAAAAGCCTGCCAGCGGTGGATCCCAAGGACCGATCGCACGCGTACGACAAGCAAGTGGCCGAGGCATTATGGAAGGGTGATGACAGCCAGCGCGGCGCCTCGGTGTACATCGACAACTGCGCGGCCTGCCATCGTACCGACGGCCATGGCTACACGCGGGTGTTCCCGGCGCTGGCGGGCAACCCGGTATTGCAGACGGCGGATGCCACGTCGTTGATCAACATTGTGTTGAACGGTGGCACCTTGCCAGCAACCCACGCGGCGCCGTCGACCTTCACCATGCCGGCATTCGCCTGGCGTCTATCGGACCAGGAAGTGGCAGATGTGGTCAGCTTTATCCGTGGCAGCTGGGGCAATCAGGGTGCGCCAGTAAAGGCCAGTCAAGTGACGGACCTGCGCAAGAACGATATGCGTACCACCTCTGGCGATGACCTGGGGCAAGTGACACAAAAACACTAAGCCTTGCCTGACCGCCAAACGGCACTGGTCAGAACCTTTACACCTCGATACTGTATATAAAAACAGTGTCGAGGCACTTTTATGTCTACTCCGCTGCCGCCCCGTGGCCGGGGCACGGCCACCAATCTGCATAATCGCTTTGCGCCTACGGTGAGCGTAGCCGAGGACGATGGCTGGTTTCAGGAAGTGCCACCGACCCAGGGCACCGAAGTGCGTATCGAGACGGCCAAGAGCATCATCACCCGTAACAATTCGCCGGACTTGCCGTTCGATCGCTCCATCAACCCCTACCGCGGCTGCGAGCATGGCTGCATCTACTGCTATGCGCGGCCCAGCCATGCTTATTGGGACATGTCGCCGGGGTTGGATTTCGAAACCAGGCTGATCGCCAAGACCAACGCAGCAGATGTGCTGGAGCAGCAGCTGTCGAAGCCGGGTTATGTGTGCGCGCCGATCAACCTGGGCTCCAATACCGACCCCTACCAGCCGATCGAGCGCGAGTACAGGATTACCCGACAAACCCTCGAAGTGCTGCTGCGCTATCGACACCCGGTGACCATCATCACCAAGGGCTCGCTGATTCTGCGCGACCTGGACCTGCTCACCGAGCTGGCGCGCCAGCGATTGGTGGCGGTGATGATCAGCCTCACCAGCCTGGACGATGAACTCAAGCGCATCCTGGAGCCACGCACGGCGGCGCCCAAGGCGCGGTTGCGGGCGATTCGGGTTATGCGTGAGGTGGGAATTCCGGTGGGCGTGTTGTGTTCGCCAATGATCCCGATGATCAACGACAGTGAATTGGAGAGTTTGCTGACCGAAGCCCATGCCGCCGGCGCGCAAAGTGCGGCGTACATGATGCTGCGCCTGCCGCTGGAGGTGGCGCCGCTGTTTGAGGAGTGGCTGGCGGCGCATTACCCGCAGCGCGCGGCCCATGTGATGAGCCTGGTGCGCCAGGTGCGTGGTGGAGAGGTGTATGACAGCCGCTTCGGCGTGCGCATGCGCGGTGAAGGGCCGTTTGCCGATTTGCTGGCTCAACGCTTCAGCAAGGCGGTCAAGCGTCTGGGGCTCGATCGACGGGAAGGTTTCAATCTGGATTGCACCGCATTTTGCCCACCGGGCAGACAGATTGCTTTGTTGTAGACTGAAGAGGTGAAATGCGAAATTTTTGTAGGAATGGTCGCGTTTTGACATCAATGAAACCCTCGATCTAGAGCGGTTCATTCAGGTTGAGTTAAGTTTCGATGGTTACCTTGTTCAGCGAATGACTGATGATTCGGCGGCCCGGTTTTATGGCTTTTGCAACTGTTCTTCTAGCCCGGCGTCGAATTGACCTGAAAACTCCCCTGCATTAATCAAGAGGATGAATCATGAGTGACAAGGATAAACAGCCTTTGGCTGCGTCGGCTTCAGCCCCTCAGGTGGCGGAAACCGCCGATGCAGCGATCAAGCATATCGTTGACGGCTTTTTGCATTTCCATCACGACGTCTTTCCCCAGCAGGAAGAACTCTTCAAGAAGCTCGCCACCGCCCAGAGCCCACGGGCGATGTTCATTACCTGCGCCGACTCGCGCATCGTGCCTGAGCTGATCACCCAGAGCTCGCCGGGCGACCTGTTCGTGACGCGTAACGTCGGTAACGTCGTACCGCCTTATGGGCAGATGAACGGCGGTGTTTCCACGGCCATCGAGTACGCCGTACTTGCACTGGGCGTGCAGCACATCATTGTCTGCGGGCACTCCGATTGCGGCGCCATGCGTGCGGTCCTCAACCCCGCCAGCCTGGAGAAAATGCCAACCGTAAGGGCCTGGCTGCGACACGCCGAGGTTGCCAAGTCCATGGTCGAGGACAACTGCGACTGTGCCAATGAAGGTGAGAGCATGAAGGTGCTGACCGAAGAAAACGTCATCGCCCAACTGCAGCATTTGCGTACCCACCCTTCCGTGGCTTCGCGCATGGCCAATGGTCAGTTGTATATCCACGGTTGGATCTACAACATCGAGACCAGCGAAATCCGCGCCTACGATGCCGACCAGTCGGCGTTCCGACCGTTGGGCGGCGACGGGCCGATCCCTTGCGCGACGCCTAAAGCGCGCTTCTAAAACACTTCCCTGCCGGGTAAAGCGGTGGCTGCCATGGACGCAGCCGGGCTTTGCCGCGCCCGGTAAATGCCTTGGGAGAGTCATTATGCGTGCTGCTCAATTGAAAGCTGTATTGCCACGAGAGCTGCTCGCTTCCGTGGTTGTGTTTCTGGTCGCCCTGCCCCTGTGCATGGGTATCGCGATCGCCTCCGGCATGCCGCCCGCCAAGGGACTGATCACCGGTATCATCGGTGGCCTGGTGGTGGGTTGGCTGGCGGGTTCGCCGTTACAGGTCAGCGGTCCGGCTGCCGGTTTGGCTGTATTGGTATTTGAACTGGTGCGCCAGCACGGCATGTTGATGCTCGGGCCGATCCTGTTGCTGGCGGGCTTTCTGCAACTGGTCGCCGGGCGTTTGCGGCTGGGCTGCTGGTTCCGCGTCACGGCGCCGGCGGTGGTGTACGGCATGCTGGCGGGGATTGGTGTGCTGATTGTGCTATCCCAAATTCACGTGATGCTCGACGGCGCGCCCAAGCCTTCCGGGCTGGATAACCTGGCGGGTTTCCCGGCGGCATTGGCTGAGGCCATCCCGACCCTGGGCGGCGGCCTGGGCTGGCAGGCGGGATTGCTTGGTTTGTCGACCATGCTGGTGATGTACGCCTGGGATAAATTGCGCCCACAAAGCCTGCGATTCGTGCCGGGCGCCTTGCTGGGTGTGGGCCTGACTACCGTTGTGAGCCTGGTGCTGGCGTTGCAGGTCAAGCGTGTGGAAGTACCGGAAAACCTCGCCGACGCCATCGATTGGTTGCGCCCCAGTGACTTGCTGAACCTGGCCGACCCGCAACTGCTGATCGCCGCTTTCGCGGTAGCCTTTATTGCGAGTGCTGAAACCCTGCTCTCCGCCGCGGCGGTTGATCGTATGCACAGCGGCCAGCGCTCCGATTTTGACAAGGAATTGTCCGCCCAGGGTGTAGGCAACATGCTCTGCGGCTTGGTCGGTGCCTTGCCGATGACCGGTGTGATCGTGCGCAGCTCGGCCAACGTACAGGCCGGTGCAACCACGCGTTTTTCAGCAATGTTCCATGGCCTGTGGCTGCTGGCATTCGTGTTATTGCTGTCGAGCGTGCTGCAGAGCATCCCGGTAGCGAGCCTGGCGGGTGTACTGGTGTACACCGGGATCAAGCTGGTGGACATCAAGGCCTTCAAGGCTCTGGGGCGCTATGGGCGGATGCCGATGTTTACCTATGCCGCCACGGCGTTGGCGATCATCTTCACCGACCTGCTGACCGGCGTGCTGGTGGGCTTCGGATTGACGCTGGTGAAGCTGGCGTTCAAGGCTTCACGCCTGAAGGTAAGCCTGATCGATTTGCCCCAGGAAGGAGAGATGGAGCTGCGTCTGACAGGGGCGGCGACCTTCCTGAAGGTGCCCGCTCTGACGCAGGTCCTGGCAACGGTGCCTGCGGGGACCACTGTGCATGTGCCGTTGAGCAATTTGAGTTACATCGACCATTCCTGCCTGGAGTTGCTGGAG
This window harbors:
- a CDS encoding gluconate 2-dehydrogenase subunit 3 family protein, translated to MSDQEQDNPRRDFLRKSLTLIPVVTVASTSLGGSMLMATPEPARAAPAKPAVSEKAYEPTYFTAEEWAFINAAVERLIPADEQGPGALEAGAPEYIDRQMNTPYASGALWFMQGPFNADAPPEMGWQSKLVPKEIYRLGIAATDAWSKAFNGKAFAAQDSATRDDMLRRLEAGGGEVAAHFDDVPPKIFFNLLLQNTKEGFFCDPIHGGNKGMVGWTMIGFPGARADFMDWVERNEQYPFPAVSIRGERA
- a CDS encoding GMC family oxidoreductase yields the protein MATIMKKVDAVIVGFGWTGAIMAKELTEAGLNVVALERGPMQDTYPDGNYPQVIDELTYSVRKKLFQDISKETVTIRHSVNDVALPNRQLGAFLPGNGVGGAGLHWSGVHFRVDPIELRMRSHYEERYGKHFIPKDMTIQDFGVSYEELEPFFDYAEKVFGTSGQAWTVKGQLVGEGRGGNPYAPDRSNPFPLESQKNTVSAQLFQKAAIEVGYKPYNLPSANTSGPYTNPYGAQMGPCNFCGFCSGYVCYMYSKASPNVNILPALRQVPNFELRPNSHVLKVNLDSTKSKATGVTYIDAQGRECEQPADLVILGAFQFHNVRLMLLSGIGKPYDPITNEGVVGRNFAYQNMATIKAFFDKDTHTNNFIGAGGNGVAIDDFNADNFDHGPHGFVGGSPMWVNQAGSRPIAGTSNPPGTPAWGSAWKRATADYYTHQVSMDAHGAHQSYRGNYLDLDPVYRDAYGQPLLRMTFDWQENDIKMNRFMVEKMGKVAEAMNPKAIAVLGKKVGEHFNTASYQTTHLNGGAIMGTDPKTSALNRYLQCWDVHNVFVPGASAFPQGLGYNPTGLVAALTYWSARAIREQYLKNPGPLVQA
- a CDS encoding cytochrome c, which encodes MKALVFATFALFSSCSISAAETDLIKQGEYLARAGDCVACHTAKGGKPFAGGLPMETPIGVIYSTNITPDKTGLGDYSFDDFDKAVRHGVAKNGSTLYPAMPYPSYARVSDSDMQALYAYFMKGVEPVAQENKDSDIPWPLSMRWPLAAWRWMFAPSVEEHQVQTAADPMTSRGAYLVEGLGHCGACHTPRALTMQEKALSAADGNAFLSGSAPLEGWIAKSLRGDHKDGLGSWSEEQLVQFLKTGRSDRSAVFGGMSDVVVHSMQYMSEDDLTAIARYLKSLPAVDPKDRSHAYDKQVAEALWKGDDSQRGASVYIDNCAACHRTDGHGYTRVFPALAGNPVLQTADATSLINIVLNGGTLPATHAAPSTFTMPAFAWRLSDQEVADVVSFIRGSWGNQGAPVKASQVTDLRKNDMRTTSGDDLGQVTQKH
- a CDS encoding PA0069 family radical SAM protein; its protein translation is MSTPLPPRGRGTATNLHNRFAPTVSVAEDDGWFQEVPPTQGTEVRIETAKSIITRNNSPDLPFDRSINPYRGCEHGCIYCYARPSHAYWDMSPGLDFETRLIAKTNAADVLEQQLSKPGYVCAPINLGSNTDPYQPIEREYRITRQTLEVLLRYRHPVTIITKGSLILRDLDLLTELARQRLVAVMISLTSLDDELKRILEPRTAAPKARLRAIRVMREVGIPVGVLCSPMIPMINDSELESLLTEAHAAGAQSAAYMMLRLPLEVAPLFEEWLAAHYPQRAAHVMSLVRQVRGGEVYDSRFGVRMRGEGPFADLLAQRFSKAVKRLGLDRREGFNLDCTAFCPPGRQIALL
- a CDS encoding carbonic anhydrase translates to MSDKDKQPLAASASAPQVAETADAAIKHIVDGFLHFHHDVFPQQEELFKKLATAQSPRAMFITCADSRIVPELITQSSPGDLFVTRNVGNVVPPYGQMNGGVSTAIEYAVLALGVQHIIVCGHSDCGAMRAVLNPASLEKMPTVRAWLRHAEVAKSMVEDNCDCANEGESMKVLTEENVIAQLQHLRTHPSVASRMANGQLYIHGWIYNIETSEIRAYDADQSAFRPLGGDGPIPCATPKARF
- a CDS encoding SulP family inorganic anion transporter, which gives rise to MRAAQLKAVLPRELLASVVVFLVALPLCMGIAIASGMPPAKGLITGIIGGLVVGWLAGSPLQVSGPAAGLAVLVFELVRQHGMLMLGPILLLAGFLQLVAGRLRLGCWFRVTAPAVVYGMLAGIGVLIVLSQIHVMLDGAPKPSGLDNLAGFPAALAEAIPTLGGGLGWQAGLLGLSTMLVMYAWDKLRPQSLRFVPGALLGVGLTTVVSLVLALQVKRVEVPENLADAIDWLRPSDLLNLADPQLLIAAFAVAFIASAETLLSAAAVDRMHSGQRSDFDKELSAQGVGNMLCGLVGALPMTGVIVRSSANVQAGATTRFSAMFHGLWLLAFVLLLSSVLQSIPVASLAGVLVYTGIKLVDIKAFKALGRYGRMPMFTYAATALAIIFTDLLTGVLVGFGLTLVKLAFKASRLKVSLIDLPQEGEMELRLTGAATFLKVPALTQVLATVPAGTTVHVPLSNLSYIDHSCLELLEEWGRANAAKGSTLVIEARGLKRRLEGRVRTTTGIGSAPA